In one Lolium rigidum isolate FL_2022 chromosome 3, APGP_CSIRO_Lrig_0.1, whole genome shotgun sequence genomic region, the following are encoded:
- the LOC124697741 gene encoding uncharacterized protein LOC124697741 has translation MDHLQVHPGAAPAGNVEVEIGQGHHQAQAAVHPQLPTAHGRPAMNQQHLGAQGPNTWVGNDANTLLVVATLITTLTYQLGTNIPGGYWQDTKKTKDGSDMYLAGDPIMRDLHGRRYWMFMAASWVGFASSMVMTLSLLVRMSVDSRHVRWSFVVAYSSLVLTFIVSQPKTHLAVDILVWAAVLAFLWLIISVRPEHRTRIAHVLCCNHAN, from the exons ATGGATCACCTGCAAGTTCACCCAGGCGCGGCGCCCGCGGGCAACGTGGAGGTGGAGATAGGCCAGGGCCACCACCAAGCGCAAGCGGCCGTGCACCCGCAGCTGCCAACGGCGCACGGCCGCCCGGCCATGAACCAGCAGCACCTCGGCGCGCAGGGCCCGAACACCTGGGTCGGCAACGACGCGAACACGCTGCTGGTGGTGGCCACGCTGATCACCACGCTCACGTACCAGCTCGGCACCAACATCCCCGGCGGGTACTGGCAGGACACCAAGAAGACGAAGGACGGCAGCGACATGTACCTCGCCGGCGACCCCATCATGCGCGACCTGCACGGACGCAG GTACTGGATGTTCATGGCGGCGAGCTGGGTGGGGTTCGCGAGCTCCATGGTGATGACGCTGAGCCTGCTGGTGCGGATGTCGGTGGACTCGCGCCACGTGCGGTGGTCCTTCGTCGTGGCTTACTCCAGCCTCGTCCTCACCTTCATCGTGTCGCAGCCCAAGACACACCTGGCCGTCGACATCCTCGTCTGGGCGGCCGTCCTCGCCTTCCTCTGGCTCATCATCAGCGTCCGCCCGGAGCACCGCACGCGCATCGCCCATGTCCTCTGCTGCAACCACGCCAACTAG